From a region of the Helianthus annuus cultivar XRQ/B chromosome 5, HanXRQr2.0-SUNRISE, whole genome shotgun sequence genome:
- the LOC110941950 gene encoding E3 ubiquitin-protein ligase CIP8 — protein MAEASYLHLHPDDEHRHSFSPDLDGFDLSPSDWNPIRIRASNIIDDHQDNQVNFVFDTVNHRSEHARVIVDNDLIDSDLRVRVCERGGENIDLNDLEMDFELGLGLGFAMEERNYDGDDDDDDCGFMVADCGDEFIVSGNGDRSETYFMGGISLVDSDEDPEDHEVIGVEDDFDINVCCDDDIDDDDEATLTLCWDAFHLEDDDYDDHRIEWDVPARQQFEWEEVDGDVREVLNVSPDAEPEADNWEVFLNSHNLETNPANDVGWEVFLNVGDLEGNPDLEDQFDDYNDAEHDMLFGQFADNVDSALVQPPASKRAVDDLLSVTMTIKDHEDNNAHCAVCKDEIGVGEMAKQLPCTHHYHGDCIVPWLRIRNTCPVCRHELPTDDPGYERRKAERAASRI, from the coding sequence ATGGCGGAGGCTTCCTACCTCCATCTCCACCCAGACGATGAACACCGACACTCCTTTTCTCCAGATCTCGACGGTTTCGATCTTTCTCCTTCAGATTGGAATCCGATCCGGATTCGTGCGTCCAATATAATCGATGATCATCAAGATAATCAGGTGAATTTCGTATTCGATACGGTTAATCATCGCTCTGAGCATGCACGTGTAATTGTGGATAATGATTTGATTGATTCTGATcttagggttagggtttgtgaAAGGGGTGGTGAAAATATTGATTTAAATGATTTAGAGATGGACTTTGagttagggttagggttaggtTTTGCTATGGAAGAACGTaattatgatggtgatgatgatgatgatgattgtggaTTTATGGTTGCTGATTGTGGTGATGAGTTTATTGTGTCCGGCAACGGTGATCGGTCCGAAACATATTTTATGGGTGGAATTAGTTTGGTTGATTCGGATGAGGATCCCGAGGATCATGAGGTTATCGGTGTGGAGGATGATTTTGATATTAATGTATGCtgtgatgatgatattgatgatgatgatgaagccacGCTTACGCTTTGTTGGGATGCTTTTCATCTAGAGGATGATGATTATGATGATCATCGTATCGAATGGGATGTACCTGCGCGCCAACAGTTTGAGTGGGAAGAAGTAGATGGTGATGTACGCGAAGTTTTGAATGTGTCGCCTGATGCAGAACCGGAGGCTGATAACTGGGAGGTTTTCTTGAATTCCCACAATCTTGAAACAAATCCTGCGAACGATGTGGGGTGGGAAGTTTTCTTGAATGTTGGTGATCTTGAAGGAAACCCCGATTTAGAAGATCAGTTTGACGACTACAATGATGCGGAGCACGACATGTTATTTGGGCAGTTTGCGGATAATGTTGATTCGGCTTTGGTTCAACCGCCTGCTTCCAAAAGGGCGGTTGATGATCTTTTGTCTGTGACGATGACTATTAAAGATCATGAAGATAACAACGCGCATTGTGCTGTCTGCAAGGATGAAATTGGTGTAGGGGAAATGGCTAAACAACTTCCGTGCACTCATCATTATCACGGGGATTGCATTGTTCCTTGGTTGCGTATACGAAACACCTGTCCGGTTTGTCGCCATGAGTTGCCGACTGATGATCCTGGTTATGAACGTAGGAAAGCCGAAAGGGCTGCTAGTCGTATTTGA
- the LOC110941949 gene encoding pentatricopeptide repeat-containing protein At1g18485: MSMTSPPLHVGKHHTSPPLLNSTTTTNHTKLVKTCHLPRQLKTLTGASHSDHTQTTLSNSKLPEQLYNNNLYQWNTIISRHTNNDLYHDAILAFYHFLQTDHTPDNFTLPCVIKACVGISNFKSGLVVQGMAVKMGLISDVYVGNSLVAMYGKFGIVEDAVKVFDIMPQRNLVTWNSLISVFSDNGWFRESIDLFMELLVSGDELIVPDVATLVTLLPVCAAEKDVWFGRMIHSLSVKLGLYQDLKVQNALMDMYLKCGYMLEAGKVLDRNENKNVVTWNSVILGCSREGDAQQAFQLLHDMQIGSDSVKPDRVTILNVLKVCLHRSQLLRVKELHGYSIRHGIEADQLVANAFVAAYAKCECGSSLRLAENVFKMMNNMPLSSWNSLISGFAQNGNPLKAMDSFVKMTSLGFKPDWYSIGSLLLACTELKSLQYGKEAHGFVIRNGLETDLHIGNSILSFYTQCDKPLSAKIIFDGLENKNLVSWNAMITGYSQKKQPLEALNLFRTMVYSGIQPYEIAVTSVLNACTQLSALRLGQSVHCYTIKKNLTRDVYVNSSIIDMYSKTGCVNASQKVFNQSDKNHIGLWTVLITAYGIHGDGKEAMKLFYEMQDSNMSMKPDDFTFIGILMACNHGGLVKEGLRFFNEMQTVHGVKPKLEHYACLIDMLGRARRFDDAMTLINEMPEEPDARIWSSLLSSCRVHGNMELGKKVADKLLQLEPYKAENYVLSSNLFASFGRWDDVRIMRQRMKKRGLKKEVGCSWIELEGKAYNFFAGDNILPDIHDMWRKLENDITRYGYKPDTKCVLHELTEDEKVDILRGHSEKLAVSFGLLRACKGITLRIYKNLRICEDCHNAIKLVSKAVDREIIVRDNKRFHRFRHGRCSCADYW, from the coding sequence ATGTCTATGACATCACCACCACTACACGTCGGAAAACACCATACATCTCCACCTCTACTtaactccaccaccaccaccaaccatACCAAACTCGTCAAAACATGTCACCTTCCTCGCCAATTGAAAACCCTCACCGGAGCCTCACATTCTGACCACACACAAACAACCCTTTCAAACTCTAAACTTCCCGAACAATTGTACAACAACAACTTGTATCAATGGAACACAATCATCAGCAGACACACTAACAATGATCTATACCATGACGCCATACTCGCATTTTACCACTTCTTGCAAACTGATCATACACCTGATAATTTCACCTTACCTTGTGTGATCAAAGCCTGTGTCGGGatttcaaatttcaaatctgGATTGGTGGTTCAGGGAATGGCAGTGAAGATGGGTTTGATTTCGGATGTTTATGTCGGTAATTCATTGGTTGCAATGTATGGGAAATTCGGGATCGTTGAGGATGCAGTTAAGGTGTTTGATATAATGCCTCAAAGAAATTTGGTCACTTGGAATTCTTTGATTTCCGTGTTTTCGGATAATGGATGGTTTCGAGAAAGTATTGATTTGTTCATGGAGTTGTTGGTCAGTGGAGATGAGTTGATTGTACCGGATGTTGCTACGTTGGTAACCTTGCTGCCGGTTTGTGCTGCTGAAAAAGATGTTTGGTTTGGGAGAATGATACACTCTTTGAGTGTTAAGTTGGGGTTGTATCAGGATTTGAAGGTGCAGAATGCTTTGATGGATATGTATTTGAAATGCGGATACATGTTAGAAGCCGGAAAGGTTCTTGATAGAAACGAAAACAAGAATGTTGTTACTTGGAATTCGGTTATCTTGGGTTGTTCTAGAGAAGGTGATGCTCAACAAGCGTTTCAACTTTTGCATGATATGCAAATCGGAAGTGATAGTGTAAAGCCTGATCGGGTCACCATTTTAAACGTGTTAAAAGTTTGTTTACATCGTTCACAGCTACTGAGAGTGAAGGAGCTTCACGGGTATTCGATTCGACACGGGATTGAAGCTGATCAGTTAGTTGCAAATGCGTTCGTTGCAGCTTATGCAAAATGCGAATGCGGGTCATCGTTGCGTTTGGCTGAGAATGTTTTCAAGATGATGAACAATATGCCTTTAAGTTCTTGGAATTCACTGATCAGTGGCTTTGCACAAAACGGTAACCCTTTAAAGGCGATGGATTCATTTGTAAAAATGACGTCTTTGGGGTTTAAGCCTGACTGGTACAGCATTGGTAGCCTGCTTTTAGCTTGTACCGAGCTCAAGTCGCTGCAATACGGCAAAGAAGCTCACGGGTTTGTGATTAGAAACGGGTTAGAAACCGATTTACATATCGGCAATTCAATACTTTCATTTTACACTCAATGTGATAAACCCTTATCTGCAAAGATCATTTTTGATGGGTTAGAAAACAAGAATTTGGTATCATGGAATGCAATGATCACTGGTTACTCACAGAAAAAACAACCACTTGAGGCGTTAAATCTCTTCCGTACGATGGTTTATAGCGGGATCCAACCGTATGAGATTGCAGTTACGAGTGTATTAAATGCTTGTACACAGTTGTCGGCTTTAAGGCTAGGACAATCAGTCCATTGTTATACGATAAAGAAAAACCTCACGAGGGACGTATACGTAAACTCTTCAATCATAGACATGTACTCGAAAACCGGTTGCGTAAACGCGTCTCAAAAAGTTTTTAACCAATCAGATAAAAACCATATCGGACTCTGGACGGTTCTGATTACCGCCTATGGGATTCATGGGGATGGAAAGGAGGCAATGAAACTATTCTATGAAATGCAAGATTCGAACATGAGCATGAAACCGGACGACTTTACATTCATTGGCATCTTAATGGCATGTAATCATGGTGGATTAGTCAAAGAGGGTCTTCGGTTCTTCAATGAGATGCAAACCGTTCACGgagtaaagccaaaactggaacACTATGCTTGTTTAATCGACATGCTTGGTCGTGCAAGACGGTTTGACGATGCTATGACGCTCATTAACGAGATGCCCGAGGAACCCGATGCTAGAATATGGAGTTCATTGTTAAGTTCATGTAGAGTTCATGGTAATATGGAGTTAGGAAAGAAAGTTGCAGATAAGCTATTACAACTCGAACCGTATAAAGCGGAAAACTATGTGTTGTCATCAAATCTGTTTGCAAGTTTCGGAAGATGGGACGATGTTAGAATAATGAGGCAACGAATGAAGAAACGCGGGCTTAAGAAGGAAGTCGGTTGTAGTTGGATTGAACTTGAAGGAAAAGCGTATAACTTCTTTGCGGGCGATAATATTCTTCCAGATATTCATGACATGTGGAGAAAACTGGAGAATGATATCACCCGTTACGGGTATAAACCCGATACTAAATGTGTGCTTCATGAACTTACAGAAGATGAGAAAGTTGATATCTTAAGGGGTCACAGCGAGAAACTTGCTGTTTCTTTCGGCTTGTTAAGAGCATGTAAAGGTATAACGTTAAGAATTTACAAGAATTTGCGTATTTGTGAAGATTGTCACAATGCTATCAAGTTGGTGTCGAAAGCTGTCGACAGGGAGATTATTGTACGCGACAACAAGCGGTTTCATCGTTTTAGACATGGGCGTTGCTCATGTGCAGATTACTGGTAA